The genomic interval TAGGTGGTAGGTGGTAGGTGATAGGTGTAATGAACGGGTCATAGCAGTCGAAGTTGGGTGTTCTCGGCCTCTGGAACTTCGGCAAGGGTGGAATGGAGCATCGGTTTTGCGTCTACATCTGCCTCAGGCAACGCAAACCAGGACATTCCATCTTCAGCTAGTAAATTTTGGGCAGCGTCCAGAATTTCTGCCTCAATTTCTTGCAGGTCTTCCCGGTTTGTCAGATAGGTTTTTAGCGCATCAAGTGGGGCAATGCTAGTTCCCACGCCCAGTTCTGGCAGACGGGGACGGGCAAGCTGGCTGACCAGTTCTGGCTGAATCGTATAGTTGTGGGCGATCGTCAACGCCTGATGGACGGCAACGCTATCAATCTGATCCAATTGGTCGGCACGGAGATGGTAAACCAGCCGCACAACCGCATCCTGAATCAGTTCTGGCTGCAATGCCGCCAACAGTTTTGCCTGGGGATCTTCGACTGCGGAAAGATCGACTTCAATCGTGCGAAACACCCGTACCGGCAGGGGACAAAACTCAAAGGTCGTTTGTCCCTTTTCCAACTCCACCAGAACAAATCCCTTTTCTTCCTTCTCCGTCGCTAAAATCGACGCGCTCAATGCTGCCAGGATAAATCACGAGGGGCTGTTGGCAAAGCACCTGGTGCCGATGCACATGCCCCAATGCCACATAGTCGAAACAGGGGCGGGTTAGCAGGGCAAGGGGGACGGTGAACCCTTTGCCCACTGCCAGGAACCGTTCGGCACCATAGCGGGCGGTGTCTGCCATCAGGTGTGCCAGCAACACAGCGGGAACCTCTGGGTCGAGTGTGCGAATTTCACCTTCCAGCGCCACCCGCAGGCGATCGATCAACAACTGTCCCACTTCTCCCATCGACAGACCCTCTGCTTCAGGGCGAGTCAGCAAAGTAGAGCGGGTCAACCAGGGCAGGGTAACGACCTGAACCGGACCATTGCGAGTTTGAATTCGATGGGTTTCCAGGCGATCGCCAACCACAAACCCCGGCACTCCCAAGGTTCGATAAATGCACAGACTAGCTCCTCCCTGCCCCTGAGCATGCTGGTCATGGTTTCCAACCAGCAGAACAGTCGGAATTTGGGCATCGGCTAAGCGCCGAAACTGATTCGCAAATGCCTCCTGGACAAAGGGCGGCGGGGTGGCATCGGGAAACGCATCCCCGCCGAATAACACTAAATCGACAGGCTCAGCAATGGCACGATCGACACAGCGGCTTAAGGTCGTGACAAAATCCTCCAGGCGCGTGTTCAAGCCCGTCTCCGGATTGACCCGCCCGTGGGAAAACCCACTTCCCATATGGATATCAGACAGATGGAGGAGTTTCATTAGGTGGTAGGTGGTAGGTGGTAGGTGGTAGGGGTTAGGAAAAGGATAAAGGATAAGGGATGAGGGATAAAACAATCTCTACCAACCCATCACTCCATCCCCCTGTCACCATCTTTCGTCCTTATACCCTTTATCCTCTATCCTTCATCCTTTATCCTTTCCCTTCATCCCTAAAAATGAATCCCACATTCTGTCTTGCCTGTGCCTCTCCACCGTCCGGCACGTTCGTCTTCGCCTTCCCGAATGGGGGTAGTGAGGGGTTCGTCGCCAATGCTGGGGTAGCCCTGGTCGTGCAGGGGGTTGTAAATCATGTCGTGTTCAAACACGTATGCCCAGGTTTCTTTGCGCGTCCAGTTTGCCAGGGGATTGACTTTCAGCCGTTGTTCCCTATCTAGCTCAAAAATGGGCATGTCGGAGCGAGTGTTTGCCTGGTCGCGGCGGCGTCCCGTAATCCAGGCGATCGCCCCCAATTCCTTTAGCCCTCGCTGTAAGGGTTCGATCTTAGTAATGTCATGGAACTTAGTAATGTCTTTATCCCACAAAGCTTTACCGTGCTTAGCAGCAAATGCCTCACGCGTCGTGACACCAGGAGTCCGATATACTTTTAAATTCAACCTGTAGAGATCTTTCGTTCTGGCAACCAGTTCCAGGGTTTGGGGGAAGTGATGGAGCGTGTCTAAGAATATGACAGGAACGGGTTTAACAGGTTTCAACTCTCGATATAGCAGATCGGTAATTAGCATATCATCGACGTTAAAAGCACTTGCCTGAACCAACCCGGTTGGAATATTGGCAACGCACCAGGCGAGAATATCCTTC from Kovacikia minuta CCNUW1 carries:
- the sbcD gene encoding exonuclease subunit SbcD translates to MKLLHLSDIHMGSGFSHGRVNPETGLNTRLEDFVTTLSRCVDRAIAEPVDLVLFGGDAFPDATPPPFVQEAFANQFRRLADAQIPTVLLVGNHDQHAQGQGGASLCIYRTLGVPGFVVGDRLETHRIQTRNGPVQVVTLPWLTRSTLLTRPEAEGLSMGEVGQLLIDRLRVALEGEIRTLDPEVPAVLLAHLMADTARYGAERFLAVGKGFTVPLALLTRPCFDYVALGHVHRHQVLCQQPLVIYPGSIERVDFSDGEGRKGICSGGVGKGTNDL
- the cysH gene encoding phosphoadenosine phosphosulfate reductase; the protein is MTHSSDSLIQPTQLDLKKLNQKFENLHPKDILAWCVANIPTGLVQASAFNVDDMLITDLLYRELKPVKPVPVIFLDTLHHFPQTLELVARTKDLYRLNLKVYRTPGVTTREAFAAKHGKALWDKDITKFHDITKIEPLQRGLKELGAIAWITGRRRDQANTRSDMPIFELDREQRLKVNPLANWTRKETWAYVFEHDMIYNPLHDQGYPSIGDEPLTTPIREGEDERAGRWRGTGKTECGIHF